One region of Pseudomonas sp. ABC1 genomic DNA includes:
- a CDS encoding DUF1835 domain-containing protein has translation MWHLVCGDAAVEGVSFVLGAEGARSALRVLRDDLAVGPLHDTDLPPCRVRAEFWRTVWPAGMPPLPKLDESLSEDAQWLAGLPRQERSVTVWHGDSASEQLLLARVAEVLLDSDTALWEVACGTGDSSVGRRRAVSMHEPQALVALYRSRRVTAERQRILAGQWRQAVQENAWVRRWQDAAFHGEDFTRIDAQLLAAIQPHWHPLAQAMADVMKGCDGFFATDMLLFWRARVLAGESLIEAQGQAGEGYAGWCVRRVNKT, from the coding sequence ATGTGGCACCTGGTGTGTGGCGATGCAGCGGTGGAAGGCGTGTCCTTCGTTCTCGGAGCTGAAGGCGCGCGGTCAGCCTTGCGGGTCTTGCGCGATGACCTGGCGGTCGGGCCTCTGCACGATACAGACCTGCCGCCCTGTCGTGTGCGGGCCGAGTTCTGGCGTACCGTCTGGCCTGCCGGGATGCCGCCGTTGCCGAAGCTCGATGAGTCCCTGAGCGAGGATGCGCAATGGCTGGCCGGTCTGCCCCGGCAAGAACGTTCGGTAACCGTCTGGCATGGCGACAGCGCTTCCGAGCAATTGCTGCTGGCGCGTGTGGCGGAGGTGCTGCTCGACTCGGACACCGCCCTGTGGGAAGTGGCCTGCGGCACCGGCGACAGTTCGGTTGGCAGGCGCCGGGCGGTGTCCATGCATGAGCCACAGGCCTTGGTTGCCCTCTATCGGTCTCGTCGGGTCACTGCTGAGCGCCAGCGCATATTGGCCGGGCAGTGGCGCCAGGCCGTGCAGGAGAACGCCTGGGTCCGACGCTGGCAGGACGCGGCTTTCCATGGCGAGGACTTCACCCGCATCGATGCGCAGTTGCTGGCTGCGATCCAACCACACTGGCATCCCCTGGCCCAGGCCATGGCCGATGTCATGAAAGGCTGCGATGGTTTCTTCGCCACGGACATGCTGCTGTTCTGGCGCGCCAGGGTCCTGGCAGGAGAAAGCCTTATCGAGGCGCAAGGCCAGGCTGGCGAAGGTTATGCCGGCTGGTGCGTTCGGCGGGTGAACAAAACTTAA
- a CDS encoding YheV family putative zinc ribbon protein yields the protein MSEAPVVTSKRFIAGAVCPACSATDCIRMWNVDGVPHRECVECGYSDTLDERGNSVPRELPTRVNISALKPKAPDPAVQTVQFFPNPRLKKP from the coding sequence ATGAGCGAAGCACCGGTGGTCACGTCCAAGCGTTTCATCGCCGGTGCGGTGTGCCCGGCGTGCAGTGCGACGGATTGCATCCGCATGTGGAACGTGGATGGTGTACCGCACCGCGAATGCGTCGAGTGCGGCTACAGCGATACCCTGGATGAGCGTGGCAACTCGGTGCCACGCGAGCTGCCGACCCGGGTCAATATCAGCGCGCTGAAGCCCAAGGCTCCCGATCCTGCGGTGCAGACGGTGCAGTTCTTCCCCAATCCACGCTTGAAGAAACCCTAG
- the prlC gene encoding oligopeptidase A: MSLNNPLLQRFDLPPYSEIRPEHVEPAVDSILSDNRAALQALLQRPAASLDWNTLVVGLDELNERLARAWSPVSHLNAVCNSQELRSAYEACLPKLSAYYTELGQNRGLFEAYQALSQSPEAAGFDVAQQTIIEHALRDFRLSGIDLPEAEQQRFGEIQMKLAELASRFSNQLLDATQAWSKHVTDEAQLAGITDSARAQMQQAAQAKGLEGWLITLEFPSYYAVMTYADDRALREEVYAAYSTRASDQGPNAGEFDNGPVMEQLLDLRQELARLLGFGSYSELSLATKMADSTDQVLGFLRDLAVRSKPFAEQDLAELRAFVAEHGVDDLQSWDVGYYSEKLRQQRYDLNQEALRAWFPIDKVLSGLFAIVQRLYGIEIHELEGFDGWHPDVRLFEIRENGAHVGRFFFDLYARANKRGGAWMDGARDKRRDAEGKLVSPVANLVCNFTPAVGERPALLTHDEVTTLFHEFGHGLHHLLTQIEHAGASGINGVAWDAVELPSQFMENWCWEPEGLALISGHYQTGEALPQAQLEKMLAAKNFQSGLMMVRQLEFSLFDFELHASHGDGRSVLEVLEAIRNEVSVLRPPAYNRFPNSFAHIFAGGYAAGYYSYKWAEVLSADAFSKFEEEGVFNADTGRAFRQAILARGGSQEPMVLFVDFRGREPSTDALLRHLGLSGEAA; the protein is encoded by the coding sequence GTGAGCCTGAACAATCCTCTCCTGCAACGCTTCGACCTGCCGCCGTATTCCGAGATTCGCCCGGAGCACGTCGAGCCAGCGGTCGATAGCATTCTCAGTGACAACCGCGCTGCCTTGCAGGCGCTGTTGCAGCGTCCGGCGGCGAGCCTGGACTGGAACACCCTGGTGGTTGGCCTTGACGAGTTGAACGAGCGCTTGGCGCGGGCCTGGAGTCCGGTCAGCCACCTGAACGCCGTCTGCAACAGCCAGGAACTGCGCAGCGCCTATGAGGCCTGCCTGCCCAAGCTGTCGGCCTACTACACCGAACTGGGGCAGAACCGTGGGCTGTTCGAGGCCTACCAGGCCCTGAGCCAGAGCCCCGAGGCCGCGGGTTTCGATGTGGCGCAGCAGACCATCATCGAGCATGCGCTGCGTGACTTCCGACTGTCCGGTATCGACCTGCCTGAGGCCGAGCAGCAGCGCTTCGGCGAGATCCAGATGAAGCTGGCGGAACTGGCCAGCCGTTTCTCCAACCAGTTGCTCGATGCCACCCAGGCCTGGAGCAAGCACGTCACCGATGAAGCGCAATTGGCCGGCATCACCGATTCGGCCAGGGCGCAGATGCAACAGGCGGCACAGGCCAAGGGCCTTGAGGGCTGGCTTATCACCCTGGAGTTTCCCAGCTACTACGCAGTGATGACCTATGCCGACGACCGCGCCCTGCGCGAGGAAGTCTATGCCGCCTACAGTACGCGGGCGTCCGACCAGGGGCCGAATGCCGGTGAGTTCGACAATGGTCCGGTGATGGAGCAGTTACTCGATCTGCGCCAGGAACTGGCCAGGCTGCTGGGCTTCGGCAGTTATTCCGAATTGTCGCTGGCGACCAAGATGGCCGACTCCACCGACCAGGTGCTGGGTTTCCTGCGCGACCTGGCGGTGCGCAGCAAGCCGTTCGCCGAGCAGGACCTTGCCGAACTGCGGGCGTTCGTCGCCGAGCATGGCGTGGATGACCTGCAAAGCTGGGATGTCGGCTACTACTCGGAAAAACTGCGTCAGCAACGCTATGACCTGAACCAGGAAGCACTGCGCGCCTGGTTTCCGATCGACAAGGTGCTGTCGGGACTGTTCGCCATCGTGCAACGCTTGTATGGCATAGAGATCCACGAGCTGGAAGGTTTCGATGGCTGGCACCCGGATGTGCGATTGTTCGAAATTCGTGAAAACGGTGCGCATGTAGGGCGCTTCTTCTTTGATCTCTACGCCCGTGCCAACAAGCGCGGCGGTGCCTGGATGGACGGTGCCCGCGACAAGCGCCGCGATGCCGAAGGCAAGCTGGTCAGCCCGGTGGCCAACCTGGTGTGCAACTTCACCCCGGCGGTGGGCGAGCGGCCGGCGCTGCTGACCCATGACGAAGTCACCACGCTGTTCCATGAGTTCGGTCACGGCCTGCACCACCTGCTGACCCAGATCGAACACGCTGGCGCCTCGGGTATCAATGGCGTGGCCTGGGACGCGGTCGAACTGCCCAGCCAGTTCATGGAGAACTGGTGCTGGGAGCCGGAAGGCCTGGCGCTGATCTCCGGCCACTACCAGACCGGCGAGGCGCTGCCCCAGGCGCAACTGGAGAAGATGCTGGCAGCGAAGAACTTCCAGTCCGGGCTGATGATGGTGCGGCAACTGGAGTTCTCGCTGTTCGACTTCGAGCTGCATGCCAGTCATGGCGATGGGCGCAGCGTGCTGGAGGTGCTCGAAGCCATTCGCAACGAGGTTTCGGTGCTGCGTCCGCCGGCCTACAACCGCTTCCCCAACAGCTTCGCGCACATCTTTGCGGGCGGTTACGCAGCGGGTTACTACAGCTACAAGTGGGCCGAGGTGCTGTCTGCCGATGCTTTCTCGAAATTCGAGGAAGAGGGCGTGTTCAATGCCGATACCGGCCGCGCCTTCCGCCAGGCGATCCTGGCCCGTGGTGGGTCGCAGGAGCCGATGGTGTTGTTCGTCGATTTCCGTGGCCGCGAGCCTTCCACCGATGCCTTGCTACGCCACCTGGGGCTGAGCGGAGAAGCGGCATGA
- a CDS encoding gamma carbonic anhydrase family protein: MTIRSFRGITPKLGDGAFVDASAVVLGDVELGADSSVWPLTVIRGDIHRIRIGARSNIQDGSVLHITHASAFNTDGFPLTIGDEVTVGHKVTLHGCTLGNRVLVGMGSIVLDGAVVEDEVMIGAGSLVPPGKRLESGYLYVGSPVKQARPLSDKERAFFSYSADNYARLKDQYLAEGYDASE; encoded by the coding sequence GTGACAATTCGCAGTTTTCGAGGCATCACCCCTAAGCTGGGTGACGGCGCATTCGTCGATGCATCGGCCGTGGTACTGGGCGATGTCGAACTCGGCGCAGACAGCTCGGTCTGGCCGCTGACAGTGATTCGCGGCGATATCCACCGCATCCGCATCGGTGCCCGCAGCAATATCCAGGACGGCAGTGTGCTGCACATAACCCATGCCAGCGCCTTCAATACCGACGGTTTCCCCCTGACCATCGGCGACGAAGTCACCGTGGGCCACAAGGTCACCCTGCATGGCTGCACCCTGGGCAACCGGGTGCTGGTCGGCATGGGCAGCATCGTGCTGGACGGCGCGGTGGTCGAGGACGAAGTGATGATCGGCGCCGGCAGCCTGGTGCCCCCCGGCAAACGCCTGGAAAGTGGTTACCTCTACGTCGGCAGCCCGGTCAAACAGGCCCGCCCGCTGAGCGACAAGGAACGGGCCTTCTTCAGCTACAGCGCGGACAACTATGCACGGTTGAAGGATCAGTACCTGGCCGAGGGTTATGACGCGAGTGAATGA
- a CDS encoding LysE family transporter, whose amino-acid sequence MFGVTDYGAFVAAFILLLAIPGPGNLALILSTSKGGILGGLASTLGIILGDQVLMWLAVAGVAALLKAYPAAFHLVQWLGAAYLIWLGLRMLLAKPGAAPTLNIKARHYLRQALIITLFNPKAIVFYMAFFPLFIDPVRHQGMQTFAFLAATIAVLTFLYGLVVVLSAHFLAERMRANPRISRLLEKLAGLCLVGFGIKLTLN is encoded by the coding sequence ATGTTCGGTGTGACGGACTACGGTGCCTTCGTGGCGGCTTTCATCCTTCTGCTGGCCATCCCGGGGCCGGGAAACCTGGCGCTGATCCTGTCCACCAGCAAGGGCGGGATTCTCGGTGGATTGGCCTCGACCCTGGGCATCATCCTCGGCGACCAGGTGCTGATGTGGCTGGCGGTGGCAGGTGTCGCCGCACTGCTCAAGGCCTATCCGGCGGCCTTCCACCTGGTGCAATGGCTGGGCGCGGCCTACCTGATCTGGTTGGGCCTGCGCATGCTGCTGGCCAAACCCGGGGCGGCGCCGACACTGAACATCAAGGCTCGCCACTACCTGCGTCAGGCGCTGATCATCACCCTGTTCAATCCCAAGGCCATCGTGTTCTACATGGCCTTCTTCCCGCTGTTCATCGACCCGGTGCGCCACCAGGGTATGCAGACTTTCGCCTTCCTGGCGGCGACCATTGCCGTACTCACGTTTCTCTATGGTCTGGTGGTGGTGCTGAGTGCCCACTTCCTGGCGGAACGCATGCGGGCCAATCCACGTATCTCGCGATTGCTGGAAAAGCTGGCAGGGCTGTGCCTGGTCGGATTCGGGATCAAGCTGACCCTGAATTGA
- the glmU gene encoding bifunctional UDP-N-acetylglucosamine diphosphorylase/glucosamine-1-phosphate N-acetyltransferase GlmU, producing MSLDIVILAAGQGTRMRSSLPKVLHPVAGKSMLGHVIDTARQLQPRGIHVVIGHGADSVRERLAADDLNFVLQAEQLGTGHAVAQALPALTAERVLILYGDVPLIEQPTLERLLQKVGGEQLALLTVELDDPTGYGRIVRDESGVVTAIVEHKDATAEQRLIREGNTGILAVPGNRLGDWLGRLSNSNAQGEYYLTDVIAMAVGDGLVVATEKAEDAMEVQGANDRIQLSQLEGHYQQRLANRLMAQGVTLIDPYRFDVRGDVSVGRDVTIDINVILEGRVVIEDDVQIGPNCVIKDSTLRKGAIIKANSHLEGAEVGEGADCGPFARLRPGTVLGAKAHVGNFVELKNAVLGEGAKAGHLSYLGDAEVGARSNIGAGTITCNYDGANKHRTVLGEDVFIGSNSSLVAPLVLGSGSTTGAGSTITEDVPADGLALGRGRQRNIEGWQRPTKSGKKS from the coding sequence ATGTCCCTCGATATCGTCATCCTCGCCGCCGGCCAGGGCACCCGCATGCGCTCCAGCCTGCCGAAGGTACTGCACCCGGTTGCGGGCAAGTCCATGCTCGGCCATGTGATCGATACGGCTCGCCAGTTGCAGCCACGGGGCATCCATGTGGTGATTGGCCATGGCGCCGACAGCGTACGCGAGCGTCTGGCGGCGGATGACCTGAACTTCGTGCTGCAGGCCGAACAACTGGGAACCGGCCATGCCGTGGCCCAGGCCCTGCCGGCACTGACGGCCGAGCGCGTGCTGATCCTCTACGGCGATGTTCCGCTGATCGAGCAACCCACGCTGGAGCGCCTGTTGCAGAAAGTGGGTGGCGAGCAGCTTGCCCTGCTGACGGTGGAACTGGATGACCCGACCGGCTATGGCCGCATCGTGCGTGACGAGTCCGGCGTGGTCACGGCCATCGTCGAACACAAGGACGCCACGGCCGAGCAGCGGCTGATCCGCGAGGGCAACACCGGCATCCTGGCGGTTCCGGGCAATCGGCTGGGCGACTGGCTGGGTCGTCTGTCCAACAGCAATGCCCAGGGCGAGTACTACCTCACCGACGTCATCGCCATGGCGGTGGGGGACGGTCTGGTGGTGGCCACCGAGAAGGCCGAGGATGCGATGGAAGTGCAGGGCGCCAATGACCGCATCCAGCTCTCGCAACTGGAAGGCCACTACCAGCAACGCCTGGCCAATCGCCTGATGGCACAAGGGGTTACGCTGATCGATCCCTACCGCTTCGACGTACGCGGCGATGTTAGCGTCGGGCGTGACGTGACCATCGATATCAACGTGATCCTCGAAGGGCGTGTAGTGATAGAGGATGACGTGCAGATCGGGCCTAACTGCGTGATCAAGGACAGCACCCTGCGCAAAGGCGCGATCATCAAGGCCAACAGTCATCTGGAAGGTGCCGAGGTCGGCGAGGGTGCGGACTGCGGTCCTTTCGCCCGCCTGCGTCCCGGCACCGTGCTGGGGGCCAAGGCCCATGTCGGTAACTTCGTCGAACTGAAGAACGCGGTATTGGGCGAGGGTGCCAAGGCTGGCCACCTGAGCTACCTGGGCGATGCCGAAGTGGGTGCGCGCAGCAATATCGGCGCTGGCACCATCACCTGCAACTATGACGGTGCCAACAAGCACCGCACCGTGTTGGGGGAAGATGTCTTCATCGGTTCCAACAGTTCGCTGGTAGCGCCACTGGTCCTGGGCAGTGGTTCGACCACTGGCGCTGGCTCCACCATCACCGAGGATGTGCCGGCCGATGGCCTGGCGCTGGGTCGTGGTCGTCAGCGCAATATCGAAGGCTGGCAGCGTCCGACCAAGTCCGGCAAAAAGAGCTGA
- a CDS encoding F0F1 ATP synthase subunit epsilon — translation MAMTVHCDIVSAEEELFSGLVEMVVAHGHLGDLGILPGHAPLLTDLKPGPVRVIKQGGEEEIFYISGGFIEVQPNMVKVLADTATRAKDLDEAAAQAAVKAAEKALNEKGAEFDYGSAAARLAEAAAQLRTIEHLRKKYGRG, via the coding sequence ATGGCTATGACAGTCCACTGTGACATCGTCAGTGCGGAAGAAGAGCTGTTCTCGGGACTGGTGGAAATGGTCGTTGCCCATGGTCATCTGGGTGACCTGGGTATTCTGCCAGGCCACGCGCCATTGCTGACCGATCTCAAGCCGGGTCCCGTGCGTGTGATCAAGCAGGGTGGTGAGGAAGAGATCTTCTATATTTCCGGTGGCTTCATCGAAGTCCAGCCGAATATGGTCAAGGTCCTGGCCGATACTGCTACACGTGCCAAGGATCTCGACGAAGCCGCTGCACAGGCTGCCGTCAAGGCCGCCGAGAAGGCGCTCAATGAAAAGGGTGCGGAATTCGACTACGGCTCCGCCGCAGCTCGTCTGGCCGAAGCCGCTGCGCAACTGCGCACCATCGAGCACCTGCGCAAGAAGTACGGCCGCGGCTGA
- the atpD gene encoding F0F1 ATP synthase subunit beta, with protein MSSGRIVQIIGAVIDVEFPRDLVPNVYDALKVSGAETTLEVQQQLGDGIVRTIAMGSTEGLKRGLDVSNTGAAISVPVGTATLGRIMDVLGNPIDEAGPIGEEERWGIHRAAPSYAEQAGGNDLLETGIKVIDLVCPFAKGGKVGLFGGAGVGKTVNMMELIRNIAMEHSGYSVFAGVGERTREGNDFYHEMKDSNVLDKVALVYGQMNEPPGNRLRVALTGLTMAEKFRDEGRDVLLFVDNIYRYTLAGTEVSALLGRMPSAVGYQPTLAEEMGVLQERITSTKNGSITSVQAVYVPADDLTDPSPATTFAHLDATVVLSRDIASLGIYPAVDPLDSTSRQLDPLVIGQEHYDTARGVQYVLQRYKELKDIIAILGMDELSESDKQLVSRARKIQRFLSQPFFVAEVFTGSPGKYVPLKETIRGFAGILNGDYDHLPEQAFYMVGGIDEAIEKAAKL; from the coding sequence ATGAGTAGCGGACGTATCGTTCAAATCATCGGCGCCGTTATCGACGTGGAATTTCCGCGCGATCTGGTGCCGAACGTCTATGACGCCCTGAAAGTCAGCGGCGCCGAGACCACCCTGGAAGTCCAGCAGCAGCTGGGCGACGGCATCGTCCGTACCATCGCCATGGGTTCGACCGAAGGCCTCAAGCGTGGCCTGGACGTCAGCAACACTGGCGCTGCCATCTCCGTACCGGTTGGCACTGCCACCCTGGGCCGGATCATGGACGTACTGGGCAACCCAATCGACGAAGCCGGTCCGATCGGTGAAGAAGAGCGTTGGGGCATCCACCGCGCTGCGCCGAGCTATGCCGAACAGGCTGGCGGCAACGACCTGCTGGAAACCGGCATCAAGGTCATCGACCTGGTCTGCCCGTTCGCCAAGGGCGGTAAAGTCGGTCTGTTCGGTGGTGCCGGTGTCGGCAAGACCGTCAACATGATGGAACTGATCCGCAACATCGCCATGGAACACAGCGGTTACTCCGTGTTCGCTGGCGTGGGCGAGCGTACTCGTGAAGGTAACGACTTCTATCACGAGATGAAGGACTCCAACGTTCTGGACAAGGTCGCCCTGGTCTATGGCCAGATGAACGAGCCACCAGGAAACCGTCTGCGTGTGGCACTGACCGGCCTGACCATGGCCGAGAAGTTCCGTGACGAAGGCCGTGACGTTCTGCTGTTCGTCGACAACATCTACCGCTACACCCTGGCCGGTACCGAAGTGTCCGCGCTGCTGGGTCGTATGCCGTCCGCAGTGGGCTACCAGCCGACCCTGGCCGAGGAAATGGGCGTTCTGCAAGAGCGCATCACCTCCACCAAGAACGGCTCGATCACCTCGGTACAAGCCGTATACGTACCTGCGGATGACTTGACCGACCCGAGCCCGGCGACCACCTTCGCCCACTTGGACGCCACCGTGGTTCTGTCCCGCGACATCGCCTCCCTGGGTATCTACCCGGCGGTCGATCCGCTCGACTCCACCTCGCGTCAGCTGGACCCGCTGGTGATCGGCCAGGAGCACTACGACACCGCTCGTGGCGTTCAGTACGTCCTGCAGCGTTACAAGGAACTGAAGGACATCATCGCGATCCTCGGTATGGACGAGCTGTCGGAATCCGACAAGCAGCTGGTATCCCGTGCCCGTAAGATCCAGCGCTTCCTGTCCCAGCCGTTCTTCGTGGCCGAAGTCTTCACCGGTTCGCCAGGCAAGTACGTTCCGCTGAAAGAAACCATCCGTGGTTTCGCCGGCATCCTCAACGGTGACTACGATCACCTGCCGGAGCAGGCGTTCTACATGGTCGGCGGTATCGACGAAGCCATCGAGAAAGCTGCAAAACTGTAA
- the atpG gene encoding F0F1 ATP synthase subunit gamma has product MAGAKEIRSKIASIKSTQKITSAMEKVAVSKMRKAQQRMAASRPYAERIRQVIGHLANTNPEYRHPFMVERPVKRVGYIIVSSDRGLCGGLNINLFKALIKNMKQWHDSNVEADLCVIGNKGASFFRSFGGNVVAAISQLGEAPSVNDLVGSVKVMLDAFDQGRIDRLYLVSNKFINTMVQKPSIDQLLPLAAGEDDQTAPKGQWDYLYEPDPQRLLDALLVRYIESQVYQAVVENGAAEQAARMIAMKNATDNAGDLIKDLQLVYNKARQAAITQEISEIVGGAAAV; this is encoded by the coding sequence ATGGCAGGCGCAAAAGAGATTCGCAGCAAGATTGCGAGCATCAAAAGCACGCAGAAGATCACCAGCGCCATGGAGAAAGTGGCGGTCAGCAAGATGCGCAAGGCACAACAGCGCATGGCTGCCAGCCGTCCCTACGCGGAGCGGATCCGTCAGGTGATTGGCCATTTGGCCAATACCAACCCGGAATACCGCCATCCCTTCATGGTCGAGCGCCCGGTCAAGCGTGTCGGATACATCATCGTATCGTCCGACCGTGGCCTGTGCGGTGGCTTGAACATCAACCTGTTCAAGGCCCTGATCAAGAACATGAAGCAGTGGCACGACAGCAATGTCGAAGCCGACCTGTGCGTGATCGGTAACAAGGGCGCGAGCTTCTTCCGCAGTTTCGGCGGCAATGTGGTCGCGGCAATCAGCCAACTGGGCGAAGCCCCGTCGGTGAATGACCTGGTCGGTAGCGTCAAGGTCATGCTGGATGCCTTCGACCAGGGGCGTATCGATCGCCTTTACCTGGTGTCGAACAAGTTCATCAACACCATGGTGCAGAAGCCCAGCATCGATCAGTTGCTGCCTCTGGCCGCAGGTGAAGACGATCAGACCGCGCCGAAGGGCCAGTGGGACTACTTGTACGAGCCGGACCCGCAACGACTGCTGGACGCACTGCTGGTGCGCTACATCGAGTCGCAGGTCTACCAGGCAGTGGTCGAGAACGGCGCTGCCGAGCAGGCGGCCCGCATGATCGCGATGAAGAACGCGACCGACAACGCCGGCGATCTCATCAAGGATCTGCAACTGGTGTACAACAAGGCCCGTCAGGCTGCGATCACGCAGGAAATTTCGGAAATCGTCGGCGGCGCTGCCGCGGTTTAA
- the atpA gene encoding F0F1 ATP synthase subunit alpha encodes MQQLNPSEISEIIKQRIAKSDVSAQARNEGTIVSVSDGIVRIYGLADVMYGEMIEFPGGIYGMALNLEQDSVGAVVLGSYQGLTEGMSAKCTGRVLEVPVGPELLGRVVDALGNPVDGKGPVNAQATDAVEKVAPGVIWRKSVDQPVQTGYKSVDAMIPVGRGQRELIIGDRQIGKTALAIDAIINQKDSGIRCVYVAIGQKQSTIANVVRKLEEHGALANTIVVAASASESAALQYLAPYAGCTMGEYFRDRGEDALIVYDDLSKQAVAYRQISLLLRRPPGREAYPGDVFYLHSRLLERASRVSEEYVEKFTNGAVTGKTGSLTALPIIETQAGDVSAFVPTNVISITDGQIFLESAMFNSGIRPAVNAGISVSRVGGAAQTKIIKKLSGGIRTALAQYRELAAFAQFASDLDEATRKQLEHGQRVTELMKQKQYAPMSIAEMAVSLYAAERGFLQDIEVAKVGAFEQALIAYFQHEHAALLAKINEKGDFNDEIDAGIKSGIESFKATQTW; translated from the coding sequence ATGCAGCAACTGAATCCTTCCGAGATTAGTGAAATCATCAAGCAGCGTATCGCCAAGAGCGATGTGTCTGCTCAAGCCCGTAATGAGGGCACCATCGTCAGCGTTTCCGACGGCATCGTTCGCATCTACGGCCTGGCCGATGTGATGTACGGCGAAATGATCGAATTCCCTGGCGGCATCTACGGTATGGCACTGAACCTGGAGCAGGACTCCGTCGGTGCCGTGGTCCTGGGCAGCTACCAGGGTCTGACCGAAGGCATGAGCGCCAAGTGCACTGGCCGCGTCCTGGAAGTACCGGTCGGTCCGGAACTGCTGGGTCGTGTGGTCGATGCCCTGGGCAACCCCGTCGACGGCAAGGGCCCGGTAAACGCCCAGGCCACCGACGCGGTGGAAAAAGTCGCGCCTGGCGTGATCTGGCGTAAGTCGGTCGACCAGCCGGTACAGACCGGCTACAAGTCGGTCGATGCCATGATCCCGGTCGGCCGTGGCCAGCGCGAGCTGATCATCGGTGACCGTCAGATCGGCAAGACCGCTCTGGCCATCGACGCCATCATCAACCAGAAAGACAGTGGCATCCGTTGCGTCTACGTGGCCATCGGTCAGAAGCAGTCGACCATCGCCAACGTGGTTCGCAAGCTGGAAGAACACGGCGCCCTGGCTAACACTATCGTCGTCGCTGCCTCGGCTTCCGAGTCCGCTGCCCTGCAATACCTGGCGCCGTATGCCGGTTGCACCATGGGTGAGTACTTCCGCGACCGCGGCGAAGACGCACTGATCGTTTATGACGATCTGTCCAAGCAAGCCGTTGCCTATCGCCAGATCTCCCTGCTGCTGCGCCGTCCGCCAGGACGTGAAGCCTACCCGGGCGACGTGTTCTATCTCCACAGCCGTCTGCTGGAGCGCGCTTCCCGCGTTTCCGAAGAGTACGTCGAGAAGTTCACCAATGGCGCCGTGACTGGCAAGACCGGTTCCCTGACCGCTCTGCCGATCATCGAAACCCAGGCTGGCGACGTTTCCGCGTTCGTTCCGACCAACGTGATCTCGATCACCGACGGTCAGATCTTCCTGGAATCGGCCATGTTCAACTCGGGTATCCGTCCGGCCGTCAACGCCGGTATCTCGGTATCCCGCGTGGGTGGTGCCGCTCAGACCAAGATCATCAAGAAGCTGTCCGGTGGTATTCGTACCGCGCTGGCCCAGTACCGTGAACTGGCGGCTTTCGCCCAGTTCGCTTCCGATCTGGACGAAGCGACCCGCAAGCAGCTGGAGCATGGTCAGCGCGTCACCGAGCTGATGAAGCAGAAGCAGTATGCGCCGATGTCCATCGCCGAAATGGCCGTGTCCCTGTATGCCGCCGAGCGTGGCTTCCTGCAGGACATCGAAGTGGCCAAGGTCGGTGCCTTCGAGCAGGCGTTGATCGCCTACTTCCAGCACGAGCATGCCGCTCTGCTGGCGAAGATCAACGAAAAGGGCGACTTCAACGACGAAATCGACGCTGGCATCAAGTCCGGTATCGAGTCGTTCAAGGCCACCCAAACCTGGTAA
- a CDS encoding F0F1 ATP synthase subunit delta: protein MINTQTLARPYAKAAFEFASAGGQTESWSGMLNLAAIAVEVPEVAELLKNPRLTSEAKVRTLVDAFGDSTDEAFRNFVNTLGEYDRLAVLPTIRTLFEELKAEADKTIDVEVQTAFELSAEQLQTLAAALSKRLDRTVNPQQVVNPALIGGLVIRAGDVVVDGSVRGKLSQLAESLKS, encoded by the coding sequence ATGATCAATACCCAGACGCTTGCCCGGCCTTACGCGAAAGCCGCTTTCGAGTTCGCCAGCGCCGGCGGCCAGACCGAATCCTGGTCTGGCATGCTGAACCTGGCTGCGATCGCCGTTGAAGTCCCGGAAGTCGCCGAACTGCTGAAAAACCCGCGTCTGACCAGTGAAGCAAAGGTCAGGACGCTGGTAGACGCATTCGGCGACTCCACCGATGAAGCGTTCCGCAATTTCGTCAATACGCTGGGTGAATATGATCGCCTGGCTGTGTTGCCGACCATTCGGACGCTGTTCGAGGAACTCAAGGCCGAGGCCGACAAGACAATCGACGTCGAGGTGCAGACGGCTTTCGAGCTGAGCGCCGAGCAACTCCAAACTTTGGCTGCCGCCCTGTCGAAGCGGCTAGATCGTACCGTCAACCCCCAGCAGGTCGTTAACCCTGCTCTTATCGGCGGCTTGGTTATCCGCGCCGGTGACGTGGTTGTCGACGGTTCGGTCCGCGGCAAACTGAGCCAGTTGGCCGAATCGTTGAAATCCTGA